GGAAACCAGCCAGCGAGAGATGCTCATTCCGCAGTTGCATGACGCGGATCTAAACGCCAAACTGTAAATTGAAGAACAACTTGACGCATAATCTCCAAGCTTGGCAAAAAAAACGTCTGACGGAGTCAGTGTTGATCGAAGTTGGCACAGAGAACCGACTGGCCGATCTCGAGCCGCTGAAAACGATGCTGTAGGCGAGCGAACCGACGGAAGATCGTTAAAGCCCGCTCCTGTCATTCAGAAACCAGAAGCCCGACGGCCTCGCTCACCCAACCGCTGTGCCAGTCGTGCTTCCGCTGCGGACCGTCGCGGTATTCGTGCGGAATCTGCAATTTGTCGAGCTGAGCATGGGCCTGCTGGTGATGCTCTCGGAAGTTCCCGTACCCAGTGAGAATCAGCCGCTTCTCTCCCCGCAACTTCTCGGCGTTCATCTGGATCAGATGGTCGGGACGGTAATTGTCAAAGCACTCCTGGGCACCCAAGATATCGCCGGTGCCGTATTTTCCGATCTGGGTCATCATCAGCGGTGCATCCCATGCAGCGGCCCGGCCAAAGTGGTCAGGATGCCGAAGCAGCAGAGTAAACGCTCCCCAGCCCGACTTGCTGAAGCCGAGCAACAAGCGATTCCTCGGCTCTTTCGACACCGGATAGGTCTGCTCGACAATCGGGAGGACGACCTTCAGGAAATGGCTCTCCTGGCGTAGCTCCGACTTCGTGGGGTGGTCGGCGTACCAGGGCAAGTTCGAGAAAGTGGGGGCAACGAAGAGCACGCCATGCTTGTTGTGAAGATCGTGTTTCTTCACTTCGAGAAGACCGTCGCCAAATCGATTTTCTCGGTCTGGCTCGACCGGCAGAACGTAGACGACCGGGTATCGCTTGCCGTATTCGGTTCGATCCGGCAGTAGCACTCTGATCTCGGTGCGTCCCGCTTGATGGGGAGACTCAACAGCGTGAACGAGAAAACCCTGCTGGTCACGCTGAACTTTGGAAATTTCGATATCCTCGTCGCCCAGTGCAATGAGCGGCCCAACGAGGATGAGCAGGCTGCAGACAATCCCACCAATTTTCATCGCTTCTCGAACTCCTTACGATCCAGTACGTCCCCGTCGAGCCCCTTGATTTCGACCGTCATCGTTCCCGCCTCCCGGTCGAAGGTCAGCAGGACATAGCTGTCTTCGCCCGCCAGAAGCTTCGAGTGCGGGTATGGATACTGATTCCCCGTGCCGCTCAGCGACGTGTTGTAGTAAGGGAAGCCATCGACCTTTGCCCGCTCGGCATAATACCCGAAGCCGGTAATGCAAAGCGTTCCCTTGCGAAAAATGTCGTGCCATTTCCCTTTTGCCTGATTCCGGATGCTGGCGTTCCGCTCGTTGTAAAGCGTCACGACGAAGGGGTTGGGCTTCTCCATCAGTCTCTCGTACCACCGGAATTGCTCCGAGTCCTCGCCGAAGGCCTGGCAGGTCTGCCAGGTCGTCCCGAAATCTGAAATATGGTTGAAGTCGAGTGCGACGAACCGCACGCCGAACTGCGGCACGTCGAAGTGCCACTTCCATTCATTGCCGGGAAGCTCGAAGAAACGACAAAAGGCGGTCGCTTCAACGTCACAGACCGGCTCGGCGGGAGGCTTGCTGCCACGGGTGCGAATCTCCCGGTCGTGATTGCCCAAGGCAGGCAGGAAAGGAATCGAGCGAAAGAGCTTCGGGTAGGTGTCGATCAAATCGGCATACGGCTTCACGCAGTCCTTCTTCTCTTCACCGCACGTCTGCCAAATGCTGCTGATCTGATCGCCCGCCGCCAGCAAAAGGTGGGGATCGTACTTCAGAATCGCAGAGAGATCGGGCTTCCGCTGCCAATCGGCTGCGACGGCCCCGTTTCAAAACATGGGGCTGAACATTCATCTGTTCAGTCGCGTTCAGCGGCCACTGCCCCTCGCTCCCCTCCCTGGCTGTGCTCTCCTGTACACTTTGTTAGTGTTAAGAGACAAGAAACACGTCGGGTTGGCTTCTGCTGTTAGGTCGCCAGGAAGTATTCTGCAGGCGTGAGAGACTTTATCGTCGCTAAACAACATCGCAATCGGTCCGTGTGGCGACTGAAGATTGCCTCGCAATTCTCGGACGACTTTTGCATTCATTAATTTCCATCTGATGGGCACCTCCAGGGCATCCCTATGAGCTTCGAGCAAATCGACTATCGATACTACCTGGAACAGAACAGGCTCAAGGAGAGCGATCGATTCCAGCCAGTTTTTGAAGCCGTCGAAAACGCCTTCAATGCCATCGAAGAACGCAGGCGGATAGAGACCGGTCCACCGGGCGGCAAGATCCGCATTCTAATTCACCGCGATGATTCACAGCGAACTATCGAGGCCGGTGATCTGAAAGGACAATCGACGCCACCGGAACTAACTGGGGTGACGATCATCGACAACGGCATTGGATTTCGCGATGAGAACTGGCAAGCATTTAAGACCGTCTACACCTCACATAAGCGGAGACTTGGCGGCAAAGGTGTTGGGCGTTTGAGCTACCTCCAAGCGTTCGGTGAAGCGACCGTTACGAGCACGTTTGCAGAGGCGGGCAAATGGAAGCAGAGGAGGTTCGCGATCACCCGAACGCCCGAGGGCGTCTCCGATGACACAGTCGAATTTTTCGCTGATGCAGATTGTGAAACCATCGTTGTCCTGAAACACTTCGAGCAAAAGTATAGAAAAAAGGCACCGAAGCACCTCGATGCAATTACCAGAAGCTTTGTTCAACACTTTTTCCAGCGTTTCAGCGTCGATGATGGCATCTCATGTGAAATCACCGACAAATGGGATGATAGGGAAATTGACCTGCATCGTTTTTGCAGCGAGGAGTTCATGATTCGAAAGCAAGAGCAAACGATACAAATCAACGGCCACGACCTTTCAATCACCCACAGCAAGTGCAAAACGCGAGTAGCTGATAAACATGAGGTCATGCTTTGTGCCAATGGTCGTGTCGTGACGCAGCACGACGTTCCAAAGGGAATTCTGCCGACCAAGAAAAAGCTCGACAGTGCCCAAGGCGGATATTTTTACGTGGCGTTTGTCAATGGCTTTGTGCTCGACAGCAATGCAAACCCCGACAGACTTGGATTTGCACTTGAAGACGTCTCGGAGGATGGCGATCTGTTTCCGGACGATCTGCCAACGATCCAGATGATTGTCGATGAGGTTAGTAAAGCGGGACGCGAGTTTCTGGCGAGCGACATCGATCCACTCGAGGCGGAACATCGGAAGCGAATCATCGAATATTGCAATAAAAAACTGCCCTACATGCCGCTGTTGACCCACCGGATTGAACATCTGATGCAGATTCCGTTCGGCCTGTCTGAGCGAGAGTTCGATAAAGAGGTGTGGAGTATCTATAGTGACTGGAAGGGGGATATCCGCAAACGTTTTAGACAAATGTCGAAAACCGTTCGCGAAAACACGGACCAACTAAGGGAGTTCACCGAGGGGTATCGCGAGATCATCCGCGACATGGGGCAAATGGCAGTTTATGAGTTAGCCGAATACGTAACGGATCGCAGGGCGGTCATTGACTTTCTTGATGCAAGCATGGCTCAGGACGGTGACGGAAAATTTCGCGATGAAGATGCGATTCATGACATTTTTTTCCCTCGTAAGCAGACGAGCAACGATATTGCATGGGACGAATCCAATCTTTGGCTAATTGACGAGCGATTAGCGTTTCAGCAGTTTGCTGCATCCGACATTCCGCTTAGGACCATGGGTCTCGACGGATCCGTATCTAAGGACCGACCAGATGTTGCAATCGCCTACGACAAAATGTTCGACGCAACTTTTGCTTTTGGCGACAAGCAACCGCCTTTCTCATCATTGACTTTGATTGAGTTCAAGAAGCCTGAACGCAAAGACTACAACGAAAAAGAGCACCCGGTTGCTCAAGCTTTGCGATACATCCGCGAAATCCGCGAAAGCAAACTCATCATGCATTCTGGCCGCAGGTTTCGGATTGAGGAAAATTCTCCCATCCATATCTACGTGATTTGCCATATTGTTGAAAATCTAACTAAGTACATGTCTGGATACACGTATTTTGAATCGCCGGACGGCCAGGGATTTACTGTGCATATGCCTCGTGAAAATGCACTCTTGCAGATCATTACTTTTGAAAAGCTAATTGCTGATGCAAAGAAGCGAAACGAAGTGTTTTTTCGAAAGCTTGGGATTGATGGCGATATTGAATTGAGGTCTGCCGACGAGTCGGATGAAGAGGCAGCCTAGGAACCTGCACAAAGTTTTCTTTGAAGTTGACAATCAGTTCCCCCCCCCTAAACATGCCTCCGGCCTTACTTCGGTTGCTGCGTTAATATCGATAGCCCGATCGCTGACTTTGATACGTTTGGAAGACGAGAGCCGTCGACCAAGCTTCTCGCGAATCAACCTTTTTGGTTTGCTGTCTTCTTTCGCTGCAAAGTGCTGTTCCTGCCGAAGCACACCACCGAGCCCGACACGCCGTCGATTACAGCAATTGCTTAAGTCGTTGTCAGTGGGCCTGGCGAGCCCAAACGAAAAAGGCCCGCCAACTACGAACGAACGCAGTTAGCGGGCCAACAGGCGTGGTCCAAGGTTTGCCTTGACCACATCGGCACCGATGTCACACACTCAGGCGATCTTCGGATAGTCCGTTCTGCTCACCCACTCGTCTGGACAATCGAGACCGTCGTCATCCGGTGTCGCTTCTTCGACCACGAAGAAGCCGTAACGAGACTCAGCTTTTCCGTGCTCAAACCGCCTCCTCACCTTCTCCAGTCGGAAGACAACACGCTCATCCTCCTCATCCTCGGCAGGCACGACAAACTTTTCGTTCAGATGAGCACTCAGCACTTTGCCGGGTCCACGCTTCTGGGCTTCGAGACCACTGCGTTCGTTCTTTGGAACGAGTGGGTCCATCAGGCCCAGTCGAATGACCTCGCCGACGACTTCACCAATAGGCAAGCATTTGTTGAGCAAATGCGAACCCAACACCGCGATTCTGCTGCGAATCGGATCGTCGGCGACGCGACGGTCGGCATAGTTGTCGAGAAAACCCTCAACACCGTTGACCATCAGGATGCCACCGATGACATATGCCCACTCCGTGCAGGGGTGATACCTGGAGTCATCCAGCGGCATACCGACTGCTCGCCAGCGTTCAATCATGCCGTGGACTTCCGCGGCAATCTCTTCACGATAACGAGGCAGGTACTGGTGTCGTGGATTCCCGATCGAGTCTTGCCGATCCGTGATGCTGCCGTCGGGCTTGAGGTGAATCGGGAGTCCCCGGTTCAACAAGTCCTCTGACAACGCCCCGAAGTTGGTCGACATCGACATCACGATCTCGTTGCGAATTCGACGTGGTTCCGAACCGCACCCCGGAGAGTACAGTGTCGGAGCCGGATCCGTGACGAATCGCTCGACAAACGCCGACGCGATCTTCGAGCTTCCGTTCACACGGGCATTCTCAAGCCGAATCATTCCCAGTGAAGGATCCGTATTGAGACTGGCGATGATCGCCTTCTGAGTCGCCCAGTCAGCTGGCTCCCAGCTAACGGACGTCTTGGGCGTCTGTCCTGCGATGAAGTCGAGCACCGTGTCCTTGCCACTGTGGCTTTTGGACGCCGTTGCCAGAATGATCGGCTTGCCACCAGGCCAATGGTGCCTGAGTGCAACCGTCAACAATCCAGCCACGGCATTCGCCCGGTCGGCCTGCGTGTCGAAGTCCATGACATCCAGAAACGTGTTGATTCGTTCCATCGAACCGGATGGTTCAGCTGACTCACCAACAAAGATCACTCGATGCCCGTCGCCGCCGTCGTTGTAGCCGGGATTCGTCAGTGTGAATCCTGGCAGATACTCGGGCTGCGACGAAATCCGATCCACTGGAGCGAACATGGACAGGAACGCTTCGGTGTGAAGTATCTCATCCAGCGTCCCGGCAGAAATCCGGCTGGGCTTTTGCTTTTCGTTGTGGAACCGATGCAAATCAATGCGATCGACAATCGCTGCGGAAAGCTGTTTGCCCTTCAGGATGCTCCGGGGGCTGCCATCGGGCAGCACCAGAAACAGTCCACCGTCGTGACCAGATCGCCGGAACAAATCACCTGACAGGGCCAAGGCCCTGCCGAGCACCTCGAAGTTAACCGAGGCGGGCGACTCATCGTGCCAATACACCTGCGGACAGCCATTCAGGCCGCAAAACATTTTCGAGTCATTTGGTGCCTCATTCGTTACTTTGGAAATCATTGAAAAACCTTTTCGTGAAGGATCATTTGTCCCCACATACCCATCACACCCTGCACAACAAAGCGACGTTGCGTTCACTGCAAGAATCATCTGTTGCACCTTGTGATTGGGTCGTGGGATTTCGGTGGCAAGACAACGTGGCCAACACCACACACAAACTGGTCCTTCCCTCCTTGGAACCCTCGAAAGCTGTTGTCGCCAACGAGGCGACTCGAGGAGCAATCAGGCGTGAGCCTGGATCGCTTTTGGCAGTGGATTCTTCCTAATGATGACTCCAACGTGCCGCCCATCACGGTTTCATGGCCAGCGGATGCCGTGACAGGTAGTGTGAGCCCTTCTCCGATGTGATCACCAACCACTTGGCCAGTGTTCGCAGTGCGGGCTCCGTCCGGGCTGCATGGACGGAACCGCTCGAAGTGCCCTTCAGCTCAAAGGGCTCGATGATGTTCAATCCGTCTTGGCCTGAACAACATCTCGGTCACCGTCGTTCCTCCTTCTGCTTGGGGTTCTGGGGATTGCCAATCGAGTCCCGCCAAACTGGCGTGTCAGCTGTGCTGGGTGTGTCGGGTTCCTAAGGCAAATGAAAACCACGCAGGCTTCGTTTCCCAGGCCCCTTTCGCATCCGCACGGGCGACCGGTAGAAGGCTAAAGCTGTCTTCCCCGGACTCACTGGATGAATATCGCGACCCCGTAACACGAACTGGCCTTCACGACCGAATCCTTCGCGTTGATGCCGTCTTTTGCAGGTTTAAAGCAGCTCGCGTGACTGCCGTGTCGGGTGTGTGGGCCTGTGCTGGGGCCAAAAGCCTGCCGCCTTAAAATCCGGAATTGAAAGCCCACTCCATCCGGCTCTCTCCCTAGATGCATTCGGCTGCAGACTTTGCTACCCTTTTGGGGGACACAGAACAGGACAGTCTCCCTTTATTCCGAGGGGAACGAGATGACTGAAAAATTGAATGACTATTTGATGACGGCAGAGGCGGCAGAATTCTTAGGCGTTTCGCAGAATACGCTGCGAACGTGGGCCAAGCTGGGGAAGGTCCCGGTGCAGGTCAATCCGGCGAATGGATACCGGCTGTTTCGACGGAAGGACCTGCAGAAGTTCCTCGACTCGGTGGCGAAACCGGTGTCGCGGAAAGCGAATTGACGCGAAGCAATGATCACTATTGGATGCACGAAGCAACTGACATATGAGCCAACACAACCTTTCTTCTTTTATCTGGTCGGTCGCGGATCTGCTGCGGGGTGACTACAAGCAGTCCGAGTACGGGAAGGTCATCCTACCGTTCACGGTGTTGCGTCGATTGGACTGCGTACTGGCTCCGACCAAAGAGGCGGTCCTTAAGGAAAAACAAAAACGCGAGGACGCCGGGATTAACCCCGAGCCGTTCCTGCTGAAGAAGTCCGGCCTGCTGTTCTACAACACGTCGCCACTGGACATCAAAAAGCTGATGGGCGATCAGGACAACATCGCCGAGAACATGTTCTCCTACATCGACGCCTTCTCACCGGCAGTGCGGGACATCTTCGAGTGTTTTGATTTCCACACGCAGGTACAGCGTCTCGACAAAGCCAATCTGCTGTATTTGGTCACCGAAAAGTTCTCCAATATCGATCTGCATCCCGAAGTTGTCAGCAACGAGCAAATGGGGCACGTCTTTGAAGAACTGATCCGCAAGTTTGCCGAACTCTCCAACGAAACCGCCGGAGAACATTTTACTCCACGCGAAGTTATTCGGCTGATGGTCAATCTGCTGTTCATCGAAGACGACGACGCCCTGACCAAGCCCGGCATTGTCCGTTCGCTGTACGATCCGACTGCTGGAACGGGCGGCATGTTATCGGTCGCCGAGGATCATCTGAGCGGTCAGAACCCGGACGCTCGGCTGGTGATGTACGGTCAAGAACTCAATGGCGAGTCCTACGCCATCTGCAAAGCTGACATGCTGATCAAGGGTCAGGATATCAGCAACATCATCCACGGCAACACGTTGTCCGACGATGGTCTATCGGGCAAGCAGTTTGACTACATGCTTTCCAATCCACCGTTTGGCGTCGAATGGAAGAAGATCCAGAAGGAAATCAAAAAGGAGCATGAGCAGGACGGCTTCAACGGTCGCTTCGGCCCCGGCCTGCCGCGAGTCAGCGATGGTTCGCTGCTGTTCCTGATGCATCTGATTTCCAAGATGCGACCGACCAAAGACGGAGGCAGTCGCTTTGGCATCGTCTTGAACGGCTCGCCCCTGTTCACCGGCAACGCAGGCAGCGGGGAAAGCGAGATTCGCCGTTACGTGCTGGAGAACGATTTACTGGAAGCCATCATCGGTTTGCCGACCGACATGTTCTACAACACGGGCATCAGCACTTACATCTGGATCGTGACCAACCGCAAGCCCGCCAGCCGCAAGGGCAAAGTGCAGTTGATCGACGCCAGTGCGATGTGGCAGAAGATGCGGAAAAGTCTCGGCAGCAAACGCAAGGAACTTTCCAGCGACCACATCGACGAGATCACACGTCTGTTCGGGGAAGCCAAAGAAGTTTGGATCGACGAAAAAACCGGCAAGCGCGTGAGCCGCAAGGCGCTAGCCGCGGGTTCTTCAGCATCGTCAAACGGCAAACCCAAAACACCGGCGGCTAGCGCCTTGCCGCTCACAGCCATCCCGATCAGCCGCATATTCAAGACGACCGACTTTGGCTACCAGACGATCTCGGTCGAGCGACCGCTACTTGATGACGACGGCAACCCCGTCCTCGAAACGCGAGGTAAACGGAAAGGCCAGCCCAAGCCCGACTCCAAACTGCGAGACAGCGAAGAGGTTCCGCTGGGCGAAGATGTGGACGAGTATTTCCAGCGAGAAGTCGTGCCGCACGTTCCCGACGCATGGATCGACCACGACAAGACGAAGATCGGCTACGAGATTCCGTTCAACCGCCATTTCTACGTGTTCAAACCGCCGCGTGAGTTGGATGAGATCGACACGGAATTGAAAGGGGTGACGGATCGGATCGTCGAAATGATCGGGGAGCTTTCGCAATGAGTTTTCCGGCTTACGACGAGTACGAAGACAGCGGCGTCGAATGGCTTGGCGAAGTCCCCGAACACTGGGACATCGACCGATTCAAACGGTCCACTGTAAGTTGCAGGAACGGAATTTGGGGCAGCGAGGCGAAAGGCGACGAGAACGATATTCCGTGCGTGCGAGTCGCTGACTTTGACCGAGAACAACTTTCGGTCTGCGACGACATCCCGACGGTTCGCAACGTGACGGAGAGTGAACGGAGCGAGCGAACGTTGTCGAATGGAAATCTGCTCTTGGAAAAGTCAGGCGGTGGTGACTTACAGCCAGTCGGATTCGTCGTGCTCTATAACCACGACGAGCCAGCCGTTTGCTCCAACTTCGTTGCCAAGATGGAACTCGCGGAGGGTATGGTTCCTTCGTATTGGCGATACTGCCACGCAGCGGCGTACTCAGTACGTCTCAACTATCGGTCAATCAAACAAACGTCGGGAATTCAGAACCTCGATCAGTCTCAGTATCTCGATGAGCGAGCACCGTTCCCGCCCGAAGACGAGCAAAAGGCGATCTCGTCGTTCCTCGATGTAGAAACGTCGAAGATCGACGGTTTGGTGTCGGAGCAGCGTCGTTTGACCCAGTTGCTTGCGGAAAAGCGTCAGGCGGTCATCAGTCACGCGGTCACCAAAGGCCTGAACCCCAACGCCCCCCTGAAACCCTCCGGCATCCAATGGCTCGGCGATGTCCCGCAACATTGGGAGGTGTCTCGACTGAAGCACGCGACATCCAGAATCGTGGATTGTCCGCACGACACGCCAACGTACAACGATGACGGTGATTTTCTGGCGATCCGTACTTCTGATCTCGACGATGGCAAATTGTTTCCCGAAATAATGAAGCGAGTCGATGAGTACGAGTACCACCACAGGATTCGTCGAGAGCCAGTTTTGCAAAACGACATTGTCTACAGTCGAGAAGGTGGTCGATGGGGACACGCTGCTCTGGTGACGGCAAATGACAGGTTTTGCCTCGGCCAACGCATGATGCAGTTTCGAGCAAACGCCAAGTTCGACGCTCGCTTTCTAATGTGGCACTTGAATTCCAAGAATGTCTACCGACAGGGTGACGTTGATACCGTTGGTGCGGCATCCCCCCATGTGAATGTCGGGACAATTTGCAACTACCGCATCACCAAGCCGCCAACATCGGAGCAACAAGAGATATCCGACTATCTTGGAGAACGACTTGGTGAGTTTGACTCACTCGAAGCGGAAGCCGAACGAGCCATCGAACTTCTCCAAGAACGCCGCACCGCCCTCATCTCCGCTGCCGTCACCGGCAAGATCGACGTTCGAGGATTTGCATCCGAGGAGGCGATGGCGTGAGCGACATCAAACTGTTTCGCACCAATGGCAGCGGTGTCACCTTGCTTGAGGGGCAATCTGTTGCACTGGAAAAGTCCCTGCAAACGCTGATCGAGAAGCACCTCGATGTATTCCTTGGCATTCGGTTTCTCGCCAGCGAGCACTCCACCGGTAAGACGCACGGTGGCAGGATCGACACACTGGGAATTGATGAAAACGGCTGCCCATGCATCATCGAATACAAACGAGCTAGCAATGAAAACGTGATCAATCAGGGGCTGTTCTACCTCGATTGGTTGCTTGATCACAAAGGCGAGTTTGAGTTGCTCGTTCTTAAAACCCTGGGCCAGGAAGCAGCAAGCACAATCGAATGGTCCAGCCCTCGGCTCTTGTGCATTGCAGGTGACTTCACAAAGTACGATGGTCACGCCGTTAAGCAAATGAATCGAAACATCGAGCTGCTTCGATACCTGCGATTCGGTGAAGAGTTTTTGCTGCTAGAGCTGGTAAACGCGGTTCAGGCGACTTCCCCTGTCGATGTCGATCCAATTGTTGTCGTTGGAAAGACGAAAACAAAACAGAAGGACAAAACTGTCACGGAACAGCTGGGTGATGCTTCGCCTGATTTGATCGATCTTTACGAAGCATTGAAAGCAACCTGTCTTGGTTTTGGCGACGATGTTCAGGTCAAAACCCTCAAGCTCTACGTGGCATTCAAGAGGCTGAAAAATTTTGTCAGCGTCGAAGTTCGGGCCGGAGCTGGCAGTCTCATCTGCTACATCAAAGTCAATCCTGATTCGATCGATCTGCAAGAAGGCTTTACACGTGATGTTCGAAATATCGGACATTGGGGAACTGGTGATCTGGAAGTCACTATTCGAAGCCACGCGGACCTGGAGAAGGCCCTGCCTTTGATGCAAGCCAGTTATGAGGGGTCGTGATCGATGGCACTCCACAACGAAATCGAATTCGAAAACGACATCTGCGACCACCTCGCGGGACACGGCTGGCTGTACGCCAAAGAGGACGCTGCCGACTACGATCGCAAGCTCGCTCTCTTTCCCACCGATGTTTTGGCCTGGGTTCAGGAAACCGATCCCGATGCTTGGGCCACGCTGACCAAGAACCACGGGGCCTCTGCCGAAGCCATTCTCCTGAAGCGGCTTCGCGACTCGCTCAACAAGAGCGGCACGTTGCACGTGATTCGGAACGGGTTCGACGTGCTTGGGCTTCGCAAGCCGCTGCGGATGGCTCAGTTCAAGCCCGCTCTGGCGATGAACCCGGACATCATGAAGCGGTACGCCGCCAACCGACTGCGAGTCGTCCGGCAGGTGCGTGACTCGCTGCACAACAAGAACAACATTGACTTGGTGCTGTTCCTGAACGGGATTCCGGTCTCAACGGTCGAAATCAAGACGGACAACACCCAAAGCATCGACGACGCGGTCTACCAGTACAAGAAGGACCGTAACCCCCTGCCCAAAGGACAGTCTGCGGAACCGCTGCTGTCGTTTCCTTCGGGTGCCCTGGTGCATTTCGCCGTCAGCAGCAGCCGTGTGAAGATGACAACCAAGCTGGCAGGCTTCGGCACTCATTTTCTGCCGTTTGATTTGGGCGACCACGGAGCGTCTGGCAATCCGCTGAATCCCGATGGCTACCGCACCTCGTATCTCTGGGAACAGGTCTGGGATCGCGACGGCTGGCTGGAGATCCTCGGTCGCTACATGGTGGCTGAAAAGGACGAGAAGAAGCAGATCA
Above is a genomic segment from Rosistilla ulvae containing:
- a CDS encoding MerR family transcriptional regulator, which gives rise to MTEKLNDYLMTAEAAEFLGVSQNTLRTWAKLGKVPVQVNPANGYRLFRRKDLQKFLDSVAKPVSRKAN
- a CDS encoding DUF5655 domain-containing protein, with the translated sequence MSDIKLFRTNGSGVTLLEGQSVALEKSLQTLIEKHLDVFLGIRFLASEHSTGKTHGGRIDTLGIDENGCPCIIEYKRASNENVINQGLFYLDWLLDHKGEFELLVLKTLGQEAASTIEWSSPRLLCIAGDFTKYDGHAVKQMNRNIELLRYLRFGEEFLLLELVNAVQATSPVDVDPIVVVGKTKTKQKDKTVTEQLGDASPDLIDLYEALKATCLGFGDDVQVKTLKLYVAFKRLKNFVSVEVRAGAGSLICYIKVNPDSIDLQEGFTRDVRNIGHWGTGDLEVTIRSHADLEKALPLMQASYEGS
- a CDS encoding restriction endonuclease subunit S, which codes for MSNGNLLLEKSGGGDLQPVGFVVLYNHDEPAVCSNFVAKMELAEGMVPSYWRYCHAAAYSVRLNYRSIKQTSGIQNLDQSQYLDERAPFPPEDEQKAISSFLDVETSKIDGLVSEQRRLTQLLAEKRQAVISHAVTKGLNPNAPLKPSGIQWLGDVPQHWEVSRLKHATSRIVDCPHDTPTYNDDGDFLAIRTSDLDDGKLFPEIMKRVDEYEYHHRIRREPVLQNDIVYSREGGRWGHAALVTANDRFCLGQRMMQFRANAKFDARFLMWHLNSKNVYRQGDVDTVGAASPHVNVGTICNYRITKPPTSEQQEISDYLGERLGEFDSLEAEAERAIELLQERRTALISAAVTGKIDVRGFASEEAMA
- a CDS encoding type I restriction-modification system subunit M, whose translation is MSQHNLSSFIWSVADLLRGDYKQSEYGKVILPFTVLRRLDCVLAPTKEAVLKEKQKREDAGINPEPFLLKKSGLLFYNTSPLDIKKLMGDQDNIAENMFSYIDAFSPAVRDIFECFDFHTQVQRLDKANLLYLVTEKFSNIDLHPEVVSNEQMGHVFEELIRKFAELSNETAGEHFTPREVIRLMVNLLFIEDDDALTKPGIVRSLYDPTAGTGGMLSVAEDHLSGQNPDARLVMYGQELNGESYAICKADMLIKGQDISNIIHGNTLSDDGLSGKQFDYMLSNPPFGVEWKKIQKEIKKEHEQDGFNGRFGPGLPRVSDGSLLFLMHLISKMRPTKDGGSRFGIVLNGSPLFTGNAGSGESEIRRYVLENDLLEAIIGLPTDMFYNTGISTYIWIVTNRKPASRKGKVQLIDASAMWQKMRKSLGSKRKELSSDHIDEITRLFGEAKEVWIDEKTGKRVSRKALAAGSSASSNGKPKTPAASALPLTAIPISRIFKTTDFGYQTISVERPLLDDDGNPVLETRGKRKGQPKPDSKLRDSEEVPLGEDVDEYFQREVVPHVPDAWIDHDKTKIGYEIPFNRHFYVFKPPRELDEIDTELKGVTDRIVEMIGELSQ
- a CDS encoding metallophosphoesterase family protein, producing MLAAGDQISSIWQTCGEEKKDCVKPYADLIDTYPKLFRSIPFLPALGNHDREIRTRGSKPPAEPVCDVEATAFCRFFELPGNEWKWHFDVPQFGVRFVALDFNHISDFGTTWQTCQAFGEDSEQFRWYERLMEKPNPFVVTLYNERNASIRNQAKGKWHDIFRKGTLCITGFGYYAERAKVDGFPYYNTSLSGTGNQYPYPHSKLLAGEDSYVLLTFDREAGTMTVEIKGLDGDVLDRKEFEKR
- a CDS encoding alpha/beta hydrolase-fold protein is translated as MKIGGIVCSLLILVGPLIALGDEDIEISKVQRDQQGFLVHAVESPHQAGRTEIRVLLPDRTEYGKRYPVVYVLPVEPDRENRFGDGLLEVKKHDLHNKHGVLFVAPTFSNLPWYADHPTKSELRQESHFLKVVLPIVEQTYPVSKEPRNRLLLGFSKSGWGAFTLLLRHPDHFGRAAAWDAPLMMTQIGKYGTGDILGAQECFDNYRPDHLIQMNAEKLRGEKRLILTGYGNFREHHQQAHAQLDKLQIPHEYRDGPQRKHDWHSGWVSEAVGLLVSE
- a CDS encoding ATP-binding protein, translated to MSFEQIDYRYYLEQNRLKESDRFQPVFEAVENAFNAIEERRRIETGPPGGKIRILIHRDDSQRTIEAGDLKGQSTPPELTGVTIIDNGIGFRDENWQAFKTVYTSHKRRLGGKGVGRLSYLQAFGEATVTSTFAEAGKWKQRRFAITRTPEGVSDDTVEFFADADCETIVVLKHFEQKYRKKAPKHLDAITRSFVQHFFQRFSVDDGISCEITDKWDDREIDLHRFCSEEFMIRKQEQTIQINGHDLSITHSKCKTRVADKHEVMLCANGRVVTQHDVPKGILPTKKKLDSAQGGYFYVAFVNGFVLDSNANPDRLGFALEDVSEDGDLFPDDLPTIQMIVDEVSKAGREFLASDIDPLEAEHRKRIIEYCNKKLPYMPLLTHRIEHLMQIPFGLSEREFDKEVWSIYSDWKGDIRKRFRQMSKTVRENTDQLREFTEGYREIIRDMGQMAVYELAEYVTDRRAVIDFLDASMAQDGDGKFRDEDAIHDIFFPRKQTSNDIAWDESNLWLIDERLAFQQFAASDIPLRTMGLDGSVSKDRPDVAIAYDKMFDATFAFGDKQPPFSSLTLIEFKKPERKDYNEKEHPVAQALRYIREIRESKLIMHSGRRFRIEENSPIHIYVICHIVENLTKYMSGYTYFESPDGQGFTVHMPRENALLQIITFEKLIADAKKRNEVFFRKLGIDGDIELRSADESDEEAA